One Bombus affinis isolate iyBomAffi1 chromosome 18, iyBomAffi1.2, whole genome shotgun sequence genomic window, tgttgtgttatcttgagtttaatcggaaggggaaaattgaaatggtatgattgtttatgcaatattaatcgagatttccgattaatatggtagttgctgccaccagaaatagtctaaggactatttcaaagaatttgcttttattattattattttctttaagttggGGTGTTAGTGTGTAATGGgtattgtttgtctatcgtgtcttttggattcccaatctggaagtgcctctgtaagcaccttcgtggctgtaggaaaacaaatcttgtaccttgtctgttgtgtcttttgaattcccagactggaagtgcctctgtaagcactttcttgcctgtaggaaaacaaatctaTGTACCTCCGTCTGTCGTGTctgttgaattcccagactggaagtgcctctgtaagcactttcttgcctgtaggaaaacaaaccttgtaccctgtCTGTCGTGGGGTTTGAACTAGGTGAGAGTCTATTATCTACTAACTCGTGTTTAATGGGTAGCGTTGACTTACGTTTGATGCAACTGGCAAACGAACTCCacctttcggctaacctgctatgcgcaggaatactggcacgggagaggattaacgttattagggatagacaattggcaacgtatttatttcgtctgacagagttatgttggtttaactatattttaatttattcgttgttagttgattaaaggtattacaatatcagcaataagtatcgtcggatgcaaatgtagatatattatacagcgatgtacaataaataaatattccagcttctaactggataaattttacaaatgtttggtaggataatatttattcgtaccaataagattaataacaaacgctatggtgtgatgtgggcgatggcgaacgagatcgaaaggaATGCGCCTCGCAGTGTTCGGAAATTGGTGAATTTGAGGGCGAAAAACTAGGTGGTGAACCTTCGTGATTTGACTCTAATTCTTCTCGATGCCTCctctctccttttttatttctgcagcaattaatcgtttgtaccaacgttcggctcgctttttgctgaggtgacttttatcttttctattctttctcgatttcgtcatggaattataattcgttcttgacaacaagtaaagtcgtaaatgagtaaatgattattttatttggtgACTGAGTTCACATATGATGACTCACATATGACTGATGTACATATATGTTTTGTAGTTTAGGTTATGTTTCGCttgttctatatatatatagtaattgatttagtaatgtattacacacatatatatgtatatcttcaggatgtaattttctaataggacagacaatttaataaattttatgtttattattagaataatcttcaggatgtaattttctaatagaacagacaatttaataaattttatgtttattattagaatatcgatcccatgtatatatatatgaataattaacttatgtttaataaattttattaaagaatttccatttttattgcACTGTGAGTTTGTTTCGAGGTATACAAGTTGACACCTGCGTTGTTAGTGTATTgcggttatctatgttttcgttccggcacgtgcggagcgtgggacgtgacacccccccTCTTGGAGTTCAAATTTCCggaggaaatttgactgattgTGTCCTTTAGCTCATTTAGAGCGGACGTAGTGGGTGTTGGTTGTTGGTATATTGTATCGTTATATGTAATTGATATTCCTTGTGGTTGTGTTTGATTTTCGACGTTGCGTTTTCCCTTGATGTACAATAGCAGGTGAGTGACTGAGCCCCATATTGCTCCGAGTAATGCGAGTCCGCATCCGTAAGTTTCGCGTAATTGATATCCATGTATAACTATGTCAACTATTGTTTTCATCATTTTCAGTATTATGAAGATTCCAAGTATTGCTGCGCTGACCGTTCCGAATTCCATAAAACCAGTCCATAATTTCGATGCAGTATTCTTTGCTAGTGTCGTTAGTGCGTTTTCATCCATGATTCCCAAGATATTTACCGTTCCAGGGACGATTACTTTTCATGTTGCTCCTCTGGCCAGTGTGTTTAATATTGCTGTTTTCTCAGCTGGGAACATGACGTGGTCTCGTAGTGTATCCAGGTCCCTTTGGGTATATATTCCGCTTGTGGCCAGTGATGATGGTGCTGAATATTGCCATGTTTGGCGTGTGTCTGGACGGAGTTCTTGTGGTGCAATTGCCTCCATCGGTTTTGGTACGAACTTGTGCCAGAGTCCGTCAATGTTGTATAGTGTGGGTAGTACTGCACTACATTCTCTATGATTTCCATGTTGAGTTAGAATGTGTGTTTTCGGTGTTAAAAATGCGGTGCGATTTCCTTGCCAAACAGGTAGTTCCGAATAGCATTCCGTCGTGTGTCGTATTTTTACCTGCACTGGAACACATTTGACTATATGGACTGCTTCTCCTGCGATCAAGGCCATATGTCCTGGGGTTTTGGTTATTGTATAAGCGAATTCGTCGGGCAGAAGGGTTGCTAAACTTAAAGCGTTTTCTATTACTTTCTTTTCACTGGTGCATCTTTGTGTCAATACATCATGGTATAGTGCCGTCATTTGTCTTTTAATGTGCTTCTCTACATAAACGAATTTAGAATTAACGTATGTGAATATATCCAAATTTTCGACTGCTGTCTTTCGTTTGGATATGAACgtatttccttttgttgtcTCCAATAGGAACAATTTAGGGTGCTCTGTGGATAGTAAAGTGTATCCGCATAGGGGTTGTTCTCCGGTTTTAGTCAATGCAAAGGTTACTTCTTGTGTTGTTAATGCGTAGACTGGTTGTGCTAGTTCCCTGTTAGTTTTTATTTCTTGAATCCTTGTGGCAATTCCTTCATATAGTACATCGTACTGATCAAATTTGCATGGTGAGGGCGGTTGTGGTTGCCAATAAGTGTACCCGTCCTCGGCGTCTAGACAATTTCCTTCGCTGAAGGTACATACCGTTCctgatttcaataaaattttattcgctTCAATTCGTACTCCTGATCTTAAACTTTTCCTTACTGTGGCTTGTACGACAACACCTTCCCAGCTTCCGTATGGGTCTACGTACTGTGTTCCTTGGCAGTTGCCGTCGTTTGTTAATTTGCCGGCTAGGACAAGTGACCTCGTTTCCGTTGCGTTATCCTTTAAGCCTACTATAAGATTTTGTGGTCCGAGTGAAAACGTGCCATCTAGGTGCATCCTAGCACATTGTTGAGCGGTTGTTTCGTGGAGGTATTCGGCGAATCCGTTGTGCACTGCCGAAGTGTGGGAGTGCATGccacaataatatataattcgTGTTATTTGTACCTTGCATTGCCTCACGCTGGTAAATTCGAATTCCGATAGTTGCAGTAGTTGGATATAAGTGTCTTGGTTTTCTGTTATCACAGGCTGTATGCTGCAGTCCCCGATGGAGTTTAAAGAGAGTGGTAACGTTGAGGTGATTGCCATTGCAGTCGTATCCTATCAGGCCATATACTATTTTGATGAGGGTAAGTATGATGACCAGATAACTCATTTTCCCTGCCAATAATTTATGTCTTTACATTCTAGTGTTTACAATATaagttacaaaaatttatatatatgtatgtcgggtcggcgttaacatttgagttagggttgagggcgtgaaacgaatccctattggcgctagacgtgatcattatgcaataaaggagatatttactagtgcaaatatgactatgatggaattggacaagtaatcggataattaggtactcgagaagctaatgacaatgatcctaggctcactaacgaatccgcggtcaaggggatgacggactctacttttcctcagcgtctaagttgtactcaatattaatgcacgaggcaatcactacgtatctgagagttacttgaatcgtctttgagatcgtaccggagagtggttctccatcacggtaacgctgtcgaggaaaactatgatgggtgtgcccaagggcacgaaatcatcggattcgtggagaaaagccttcattcggaaagtgagggaaattggcgttactgttaattggtcaatttccatgttggtggttagggaagggtgctagccgcccttaagagaaagttcgagaagaggaagcgtcgttggtgagaaaaatagatttctcctattttctcgtagttgggacgaggactgtttgtcggtttgaaggactttagttaaacagaccttaagatttatagcaggtcctcgggctagctgaacatgtactgtggagacgcgtcgacatctggtaatcatcttactcaaagaatagagtctgcgtgtggcgagccacgggacagaaatcgttgaaatgcttaccgtcgtgccccgtcctaagtatttcttttaaggagagctatagggttacttcatgcctttgttagacaaaacgttcatcccttgaccgcgactacgttcggcgactggttgtcgcctcgagcccgagctcactatcataaatctcaaataagtacagtcgaatcgaatgacaacagtttcttaattcggctatggtgaaaaccaaattacaatactaggggtcttcccaaagttccgaagggaaggttccagtattctttcatctccgacatgtatttatatagatatatatatatacatgggTGTGTATGAGTGTGTCAATAAATATAATGGACATgcatgaaaattataatataatataatagatataatatatatgcttTGTTATGAATGTTgattgttttacataagtatTCATTTTGTgtgtatattattgttattacgttgtatacatattatatatgtatgtatatacatagggAAAGAGTTTTAGTATGTTAATGTTTGTTTACAATTGTACGTATGCATGTGTTATAAATGTGTAtgtatgtttatgtgtatgtatatgtatgtatatatattcccATCAATTTACATTATTCTTGCGTTACGTTGTATTGATCATTATTTTGTTCCTTCTTCGTTATGATCTTCcccttttctattattatttataaaatattcattcttTAATTGGAAATATGATTTATTTTGTAACGCATAAAGATACTATTAGCACGTGTTGGTTATTTAAAATGGCCGCCTGTAAATGTCTCTAGTATGTGACGACATTACATTAATgcgaaattatttgtgactttattttaataattgatgtataattgcaataggaataatattattttgcatTTATTTAATGTGCATAATTATTGCGTGTATTCGGCGCGCATGCGTAAACGCTTTCCTATGTTCATGGCAATCCAAGATGGCCGCTCGTGAATGTCTCTAGTCGATGTGCACGTGTAAGAGCTATGCTATGTTCATGGCGGTCCAAGATGGCCGCTCGTGAGTGTCTCCGGTAAAAGTATAGCGACGCGTCCTTAGTTAGCTTAATACtgaaataattgttcgttcgtcGCTTAGTTTCCTCTATTTTAGCGcagttaaattttttttttgtgaCAATGGTGTTGTTTGCGTAAtcattataacatttatatactGTGTGTTGTTTTAATCTAATAACATGTGGCTTTGTCGTTGTTTCACATCTGTATAATGTAATTCTAGAACTAATCTATATATTGTTAATTAGCATCTTTATTGTTTACAGGTTCTACAATTCTAATCCTTCACCACCGAGTACTTTATTTGGAATAATTATATAAAGCGCGTTGGGTATTTTCTGGTTCTTCGCTACATTTCCAACACTTATCATGATTATTTTTACTTATCCTAGAattgtaagtatatatatagatatatataaaacattataaAATATGTGTATAATAGATTAGTCTGTCCACTATCTTGTTTACTAAGACCGCTACGTTAGCATTGAATTATTTGTTATGATGTCATAAATTTCcctttgtttttcagtttcctgTTGCCGTCTTGACTGCTTCGGCAATGTCTGGTTCAGTATTTTATAAGTATTCGCCTAACtttgttataatgtcataaatttccttttgtttttcagtttcctgTTGCCTTCTTGACTGCTTCGGCAATGCCTGGTTCAGTATTCTATAAGTATTCGCCTAACTTTGGTAGTGGGCTTCTTGTAACTGCGTCGGCTTTAATGTGTATCTTCCGATGTGAGTAACGAGTTTCTTATTATTGTCCATTTTTATTCCAAGATGGTTTATAacattcttcccttttttttttttttaggttatgATTGGTTATCTTGGTATTTATTACCTTTGGTATCTTCATACCGTCATATATTATGTTTTGCGAAGATGGATCCGTAGCAAATCCTCGTGGAACTCTTGCGTGTACACTTTCTTCTACGATAACTTGTTGCATATGGACTTTGTTAACTTATAAGGTACCCTTTAATTTGCTAAGACCATTCTGCTAGTTTAATTGAGATATTGTGAAGCTTTAACACTATTATTTTCttccatatatacatatattgaagcAATTGAGGTTAGTTTATCCATTCGTTGACAGTTGTATACTATGTTCTATGGAGTGGGTCCACAActtgttttgtttctttttatgatGAATAATTGTTCACGAGGTATCTTTCCACTTTTActgttttgtaattatttactgGATTACTCATTTTGGAATCGCTCTGGTGGTCTATTTCGATGATGTGCcagttttaatttattcaagtGTACTGTTCGAGGGAGTCCTTTTACTTCAATCTTGACTTTTTGATTTTGCAAAATTTCTAACACTTTATATGGTCCAGTATATTGATCAGAGAATTTTCCTTTACTAGGTTCTTTTAGTAGATATACCAAATCTCCTGTTTTAAAATTTTGAGGGTTGATTCGTCGGTCGTAATATTCCTTTGATCTTAATTTAGATTTTATCAAGTTTTCCCTTGCCATTTGCTGCACGGTGTTGATTTTATTGAACAAGTCTGTGAGATATTCTGCGTATGTTGGTTCCATGTTTTCTTCGATTATCACTTCACCAGTAGGTTCTCTTGCCAAGTGTCCAAAAACCAATTCATGTGGTGAAAATTTCGTTCCTTCGTGTACAGAGGTATTGTAGGAAAACATGGCTagttccacccattcgtcccaatttctggaattttcaatatataacttCAGGTATTCTGTCAATAcatggtgagatctttcgattgAACCGTTACTTTGTGGGTGATATGCCGACGTGGTGTATTGTTTAATGCGgaatctttttgctactttcTTCATTAGCGAAGATGTAAAGTTCGCTCCTTGATCAGTGAGAATGGCTCTCGGCGACCCGAATCGACAGATAAATCGTTTTACGAAAGCATCCGCTATCTCGGCTGAAGAGATTCCTACCATGGGGATCCCGATTGAGTACTTTGTCAATAGATCTTGGATAGTTAGTATATACTCGTTTCCCTTTTGAGTTTTTGGCAACGGCCCAACGATATCCATActgattttatcgaacgctgTGCCTGGTGTGTCCGTAAGTATCATTGGTTGCTTCGTTTTTATCCTTGTGAGTTTCTTCAATTGGCACTCCTTGCATGTCCTTACATAATCttgaatttcctttttcatattttcccaaTAATAGTGTTGTCGTATTCTCAAAGAAGTTTTAGTTATTCCTTTGTGTCCTGCTACAGATGATTCGTGTTTTTCTCGTATTATATTGCTTCGTGTTTCTACTGGTGGGATAGTTACTTCCCCGGTACAAATGGTAAtagttattgttttttctatGAAAACCTCCTTTAATTTCCTGATCATGTGTCGCCAGGGTATCTCTTCTAAATTTCCTTCGCTAATGCTGAAGGAAGTTAGTTGTTTTTCGTTAACTACGTCCAACAATGActttaatgaatttaataaactttctggtgttattgaaatatttcgattttcttttatTGGTAGGGATACGATGTATTTCCCGGAGTCATGATTCAACCTTGCTTTTTCCAACATTAGACTTTCATAACGAGGCAATCGCCTTGCTTCCTTCATCTCTAAGGCTCCTTTATTTATCGGGGTgctatatatatctatgaatattattttatgatcattcactctcgtaatcgagtctcgagTTTCCGAAATTTTTAGTTCCGCAAGTATAGTAGGTCTCGCGTCTCTTGCTTGTTGTTGTGTTAGTTCTGGGATTGCAATGGAGGGTTCCTCTTCGCTTGTTGTATCAGTATCCTCCTTTTCTTGGTTGGATATTTCTTCGACTGTTTTCGCATCGAGTTCAGTTAATGCTTGATCAAAGTATTTTACGGGGGTTTCTTCCATGGTAAAATGTTTCCGGGTAAAAACTTCTCTTCGTTTTGTAGAGTCTTGGGATTGAGACAAGACACGTGGTTTAGCTTCAAATATGGGAGAGTCTTCGGTTGAGGTGTCTAATTCGAATCGTTTTGGTGCAGGATACTGGATCGGTGAATTTTCTTCTCTCCTCCTGATTGGTAGGCAGATCTCAGGAGGGTTTCTGGACAATGCGTCCGCGTTTGCCTTCTTTGTATATAATATCAAATTCGAAGTCcgacaattttaatttccatttccagattcttgaagtagggtccttgacagaatgcatccacaccaaaggtttatgatcggttacaatagtaaattttcttccgtacagatatggtcggaaatgcaTTGCGCTGTAGACGATTGCTAAACACTCCTTTTCGATAGTGGAGTAGTTTTGTTCGGCGGAATTTAATAATCTCGAGGCATATGCGATTGGCAAATCCTTTCCAATCGGCCCCTGACTCAGTACGCCGCCTATTTCATATCCTGATGCGTCTGTGGTAAGATTAAAGGGTTTAGAAAAATCTGGATATTGTAGAATGGGTTTTGTCATTAATgctgtttttaaattattaaacgcattttcttgattttctgcCCATTTAAAAGGGGTATCTTTCTTCAATAGTTGCGTCAATGGTTTTGCGACTTTGGAGAAATCGGGTATAAATCTTCTGTAGTATCCTGCTAGTCCTAAAAATTGTTTGATGTTTTTTACCTTTTTGGGTCGTGGAAATTTCGACACGgcttcgattttctttggaTCAGGTTTTACGCCATCTTCACTAATTAT contains:
- the LOC126926425 gene encoding uncharacterized protein LOC126926425 yields the protein MAITSTLPLSLNSIGDCSIQPVITENQDTYIQLLQLSEFEFTSVRQCKVQITRIIYYCGMHSHTSAVHNGFAEYLHETTAQQCARMHLDGTFSLGPQNLIVGLKDNATETRSLVLAGKLTNDGNCQGTQYVDPYGSWEGVVVQATVRKSLRSGVRIEANKILLKSGTVCTFSEGNCLDAEDGYTYWQPQPPSPCKFDQYDVLYEGIATRIQEIKTNRELAQPVYALTTQEVTFALTKTGEQPLCGYTLLSTEHPKLFLLETTKGNTFISKRKTAVENLDIFTYVNSKFVYVEKHIKRQMTALYHDVLTQRCTSEKKVIENALSLATLLPDEFAYTITKTPGHMALIAGEAVHIVKCVPVQVKIRHTTECYSELPVWQGNRTAFLTPKTHILTQHGNHRECSAVLPTLYNIDGLWHKFVPKPMEAIAPQELRPDTRQTWQYSAPSSLATSGIYTQRDLDTLRDHVMFPAEKTAILNTLARGAT